Within the Pseudomonas mendocina genome, the region GCTCAAGGAAGACATCGTCCTCGAGCCGGGCCAGACCGTGCTGATCCCCACCGGCCTGTCGATCTATATCGGCGACCCCGGCCTGGCGGCACTGATCCTGCCGCGCTCGGGCCTCGGCCACAAACACGGCATCGTCCTCGGCAACCTGGTCGGCCTGATCGACTCCGACTACCAGGGCGAACTGATGGTGTCGTGCTGGAACCGCGGCCAGACACCTTTCACCATCGCCATTGGCGAGCGCATCGCACAGCTGGTGCTGGTGCCGGTCGTGCAGGCGCATTTCGAGCTGGTCGAGCAGTTCGACGAGACCCAACGTGGCGCTGGCGGCTTCGGCCATTCCGGTAGCCACTGACCCTCCCCCCACAGGACGAACCGCCGAGGAGCGCCTACGTGAAACTCTTCAAGCGTACTGCCAAGGAAGTCGATAGCGCCGCCAGCCTGGTACCGGACCAGCCCAAGCGCAAGGCGACCAATCCCTCGCTGGGGACGCTGTTGCCAGGCCTGCTGGCCGCCCTGATCGGCGTCGGCGCCGGCGGTGCGTTGCTGTGGTTCGCCGATAGCAGCAGCAGCCAGGCTCGCCAGGCCGAGTTGACCCAGGCCCTCGGCAGCAACCAGGCTGCCGCTGTACAACAGGCGCTCAAGCAACTGCAAGCCGACAGCCTGGCCGCTGCGCGTAACCCGCAGCTGCTGCAAGCACTGCAAAGCGGCGACAGCCTGCAGGTCAGCGAAGCCGAACGCAGCCTGGGTTACTGGGACGGTGTGATCGACGCCCATCTCAACCGCCGCGGTGAAGCCGTGCAGAACACCAGCCGCGCCGCGCCGATGAACTTCGCCGGCCTGGACATGCTGCGCCGCGCCGAAAGTGGCCAGCAGCCCGCCGTCGAAGCCTACCGGGTCGGTCAGCGCTGGCTGGCCTACAGCGCCGTGGCCCTGCGCGTTGGCGAGAACCAGCCGGCTCAGGGCACGCTGTTGCTGGCCTTCGACCTGCAACGCCTGCTCGCCACCCTGCCTGCGCTGCCTGCCGAATACGGCCAGGTGCAGCTGATCCAGCAGTTCGCCAACACCCCGGCGCAGGTGCTGTTGCAACGTGGCCAGCCCGGCGAGGGCAGCGCACAAACCTTTTCCACCGGCAATCCGTACTGGAAGATCAGCTTTATCCCCGGCCCAGCGCTGATGCAGAGCAGCGTACCTGCGTCGATGCTCGGCCTGGCTCTTCTGCTTGCCCTGGGCGGCGCCGTGATCGGCCTGATCCTGGTGCAAGGCGCCCTGCAACGGCGCGTCAACCTCGATGCAGGGCAGCTCGGACAAATGCTGAAAGAACTCTCTGCCGGCAAGAACGTCAAAGCCTTCAGCCTCAGCGTGCCGGCACTCGATACGCTGGCACAGAGCCTGGCGCGCTTGCCGCGCCGCAGCAGCCCTGAAGGCAGCAGTACCCCCGTTAAAGGAACAGCCGCGGCACCCGCCACTCAGCCGGCAGCCAAGCCAGCCGAGCTGGTCGACCCGCTGTTTCAGGACACCGATATCCTCGATATCGACATTCTCGATGAAGACCAGGATCTCCTGGGACTGGAGCAGAGCCCCGCAATGAGCACTAGCCAAAGCGCCCCGAAACTTCCCGCCGACATTTTCCGTGCCTACGACATTCGTGGCGTGGTGGGTGACACCCTGACCGCCGAATACGCCTACTGGATCGGCCGCGCCATCGGCTCGCAGAGCCTGGCCCAGGGCGAGCCCAAGGTCATTGTTGGCCGTGACGGCCGCCTGTCCGGCCCCGAACTGCTGCAGCAACTGGTACAGGGCCTGCTCGACTGCGGCTGCGAAGTCACCGACATCGGCATGGTGCCGACCCCGGTGGTGTACTTCGCTGCCAACGTGCTGGAGGGCCGTTCGGCCGTGATGCTCACCGGCAGCCACAACCCGCCGGATTACAACGGTTTCAAGATCATCATCGCTGGCGACACCCTGGCCAACGAGCAGATCCTCGCGCTGAAGACCCGCCTGGACAACAACGACCTGGCCAGCGGCGTCGGCAGCGTGCAACAGGTCGACGTGCTGCAGCGCTATTTCAAGACTATCCGTGACGACATCGCCCTGGCCAAGCCACTGCGCGTGGTGGTCGACTGCGGCAATGGCGCCGCGGGCGTGATCGCCCCGCAACTGATCGAGGCGCTGGGCTGCAGCGTGATTCCGCTGTTCTGCGAAGTGGACGGCACCTTCCCCAACCACCACCCGGATCCGGGCAAGCCGGAGAACCTGGTCGACCTGATCGCCCGCGTCAAATCCGAGAATGCCGACCTGGGCCTGGCGTTCGACGGCGACGGCGACCGCGTCGGCGTGGTGACCAACACCGGCACCATCGTCTACCCGGACCGCCTGCTGATGCTGTTCGCCAAGGACGTGGTCTCGCGTAACCCCGGCGCCGACATCATCTTCGACGTCAAATGCACCCGTCGCCTGACCCCGCTGATCAGTGGCTACGGTGGCCGTCCGGTGATGTGGAAGACCGGCCACTCTCTGATCAAGAAGAAAATGAAGGAAACCGGCGCCCTGCTGGCTGGCGAGATGAGCGGTCACATCTTCTTCAAGGAGCGCTGGTACGGTTTCGACGATGGTATCTACAGCGCTGCGCGCCTGCTGGAGATCCTCAGCCTCGAGAAACGCAACGCCGAGCAGGTGTTCAGCGCCTTCCCCAGCGACATTTCCACGCCGGAAATCAACATCAAGGTCACCGAGCAAACCAAGTTCGGCATGATCGAGCGGCTGCAGCGCGAAGGCCAATGGGGCGAGGCGAACATCACCAGCATCGACGGCGTGCGCGTCGACTATCCCAAGGGCTGGGGCCTGATCCGCGCCTCCAACACCACGCCGGTGCTGGTGCTGCGCTTCGAGGCCGACACCCAGGAAGAGCTGGAGCGTATCCAGGATGTCTTCCGCACCCAATTGCTCAAGGTCGCCCCCGACCTGCAACTACCCTTTTGACCGATTGTTCCAGGAGCCCCCTGCATGACCCTCGAGCGTGACGCCGCCGCCCAGGTAGCCAAGGTACTGTCCGAAGCCCTGCCCTACATCCGCCGCTTCGTCGGCAAGACCCTGGTGATCAAGTACGGCGGCAACGCCATGGAGAGCGAGGAACTCAAGCAGGGCTTCGCCCGCGACATCGTGCTGATGAAGGCGGTCGGCATCAACCCGGTGGTGGTACACGGTGGCGGCCCGCAGATCGGCGATCTGCTCAAGCGGCTGTCCATCGAAAGCCACTTCATCGATGGCATGCGCGTCACCGATACCGCCACCATGGACGTGGTGGAAATGGTGCTGGGCGGCCAGGTCAACAAGAGCATCGTCAACCTGATCAACCAGCACGGTGGCAGCGCCATCGGCCTGACCGGCAAGGACGCCGGCCTGATCCGCGCGCGCAAGCTCAAGGTCAGCCGTCAGACGCCGGAGATGACCCAGCCGGAAATCATCGACATCGGCCATGTCGGCGAGGTCACCGGGGTCAACACCGACCTGCTCAACATGCTGGTCAAGGGCGACTTCATCCCGGTCATCGCGCCCATCGGCGTCGGCCCGGATGGCGAGTCCTACAACATCAACGCCGACCTGGTGGCCGGCAAGGTGGCCGAAGCGCTGAAAGCCGAGAAGCTGATGCTGCTGACCAATATCGCCGGCCTGATGAACAAGCAGGGTGAGGTGCTCACCGGCCTGAACACCGAGCAGGTCAACGAACTGATCGCCGACGGCACCATCTATGGCGGCATGCTGCCGAAGATCAAATGCGCACTGGAAGCGGTGCAGGGTGGCGTGACCAGCTCGCACATCATCGATGGTCGTGTACCCAATGCCGTGTTGCTGGAGATCTTCACCGATGTCGGCAACGGCACCATGATCAGCAACCGCAAGCGCCCCTAAAAGCAAGCCGCGAACGCGGCTTTCTGATGACCCTCTCCCTCAGGGAGAGGGTGCCCGCAGGGCGGGAGAGGGCAAAGCGGCCGCCCCTCAATCCCGAAAGACGCCCGCAAAAAACCTGTGATGGCCCGCCATACAGTGGTGCACAAGGCGCACCCTACCCGGCCATCGAGCCTGCTTATCTCCCCCCATCCATGTGGCGACTCGCACTTGCCGCACCCACGCGCAACCAGCACGCTCACCTGGCAACCTTGATAGAGGATCGCCCATGAGCAGCACGCCCGATGCCAGCCAGTTCACCTTCATCCACACCTTGCGCGTACGCTGGGCCGAAGTCGATCCGCAGAGCATCGTCTTCAATGGCCAATACCTGACCTACGCCGACGTCGCCATCACCGAATACTTTCGCGCCCTGGGCATCGCCTACCCGGCCGATCTGGCACAGGATGGCGGCGACTTCTTCGCCATCCGTGCGCTGCTCGAGTACCGGTCACCGGCGCGCTTCGACGATCTGTTGCAGATCGGCATCCGCAGCGCACGCCTGGGCCGCTCCAGCCTGACCTTCGACCTTGGCATCTGGCGTGACGGCGAGCTACTGACCAGCGGTGAAATCGTCTACGTGCACGCCGACAGCGCGACACGCAGCAGTGCGCCGCTGCCGCAGTGGCTCAGAGAGAAAATCGTGAGTTTCGAACGAACGCCGCCGCAGCATTGAGCCAGCGGATATTCGCTCAGGGCTTGGACGCGGAGTCGCCGAACAACTCGGCCAGCCGTGCGCGGTCAGCGGCAAAACTGGCTTCGGCCTGGGTGCGGGCTTCCTTGTAGCGGGCGATATCACGCTGCAGACGCTGCTGCTCGTCCTTGAGGTTGTTGATCTGAGCGAGCAACTGCTCCGGCACCTGGCGTCCGGCTCGCTCATGGTCGGCGGCCTGGCTCTGCAGGTTGGCCTGCTGCGTGCGCACCGACTGCAGGTTGCCGCGGGCGACACTGGTGACGCCGTCGAGCTCGGCCAGCTTGCGTAAGCGGGCACGGTCGACATCATCGAGGTTGGTATACAGGCGCAACAGCTGCGCATCGCTGCTGGCACGGGCCTTGTCCGCCTGCATACGGGCGAACTCTTCCGGTGTCGGTGCCGGCGGAATCACCCGCACGACACGCCCCTGGTCATTGAGCACTTCATAGCCCTTGCCGATGAATTCCGGCGGCACACCCTGGCGGCTAAGTACCGTCACGCCCTTGTCGTCGACATAGCGATACAGTTCGGCAGCCACTCCAGACAACGGCAGCAGCAGGCTACAGAGCAGCGTACAGCGGGTCAAGAGTGGTGCAGGCATAGGACTACCTTGTGCTAGGACTAGATTCCGTACTCGGCGCGATAGGCTTCGACAGCCGGCAGATATTGCTTCAGTTCAGCATCCCCCGCCAGATATTCCAGTACCTGTTCGAGTGACACGATGCTCACTACCGGCATGCCAAAGTCGCGCTCGACTTCCTGAATCGCGGATAGCTCGCCCTGACCACGCTCCTGGCGGTTCAATGCGATCAGAGTGCCAGCAGCCTGGGCACCCTGCCCCTGGATGATCTGCATCACTTCACGAATGGCGGTGCCGGCGGTGATCACGTCATCGACGATCAGCACACGGCCATTGAGCGGCGCGCCGACCAGAGTGCCGCCTTCGCCATGATCCTTGGCTTCCTTGCGATTGAAGCACCAGGGCAGATCACGCTGATGATGTTCGGCCAGCGCCACGGCAGTGGTTGCCGCCAGCGGGATGCCCTTGTAGGCCGGGCCGAACAACACATCGAAATCGATACCGCTGTCGACGATGGCAGCGGCATAGAAACGCCCCAGCTGAGCCAGCGCCAGGCCACTGTCGAACAGGCCGGCATTGAAGAAATAGGGGCTGGTACGCCCGGACTTGAGGGTGAACTGACCAAAACGCAGAACCCCGCGTTCGATGGCAAAGCGAATGAAATCGCGCTGGTACGCTTGCATGAAAAAGTCCCGGACGGCACGGATTTAGCTAATTGAGGTGAGCTCGGGTATCATACACGCACGTGTTTTTGGGGGCCATTTATGCGGATCATCAGTGTGAACGTGAATGGTATTCAGGCTGCAGCCGAGCGAGGTTTGCTCAGCTGGCTGCAAGCTCAGAATGCCGACGTGATCTGCCTGCAAGACACCCGTGCCTCCGCCTTTGAAATGGACGACCAAGCCTTCCAGCTGGATGGTTATTTCCTCTATGCATGCGACGGTGAAGTGCCCAGCCAAGGTGGCGTGGCACTCTACTCGCGATTGCAACCCAAGGCGGTGATCAGCGGCCTCGGCTTCGAGATGGCCGATCGCTACGGGCGCTACCTGCAGGCCGATTTCGACAAGGTAAGTATCGCCACCCTGCTGCTGCCAAGCGGGCGGGACGGTGATGAGAGCTTGAATCAGAAATTCAAGTTCATGGACGACTTCACCCATTATCTGGACAAACAACGGCGTAAGCGCCGCGAGTACATCTATTGCGGCTCGCTGCATGTCGCGCACCAGAAGATGGATGTGAAGAACTGGCGCGACTGCCAGCAATCACCAGGCTTCCTGGCGCCCGAACGCGCCTGGATGGATGAGGTGGTGGGCAATATGGGTTATGTCGATGCCCTGCGCGAAGTCAGCCGCGAAGGCGATCAGTTCAGCTGGTGGCCGGATAACGAACAGGCAGAAATGCTCAATCTGGGTTACCGCTTCGACTATCAGCTGCTAACGCCCGGCATGCGCCGCAGCGTGCGTAGCGCCCGCCTGCCGCGTCAGCCACGCTTCTCTCAGCATGCGCCGCTGATCGTCGATTACGACTGGATTCTCAGCGTCTGAACGACAGGTACGAAAAAGCCGGCTTATCGCCGGCTTTTTGTTGTCACTCGCGAGCCTGTTTCAGGCCCTTTTCAGCCTGTTCCAGCAGGTCGCGTATAAGCTGGTCATCGGCATAGCGCCGTCTCAGATCGAGCAGATGAGCCTGGGCCTGCTCGTATTCATGCAAAGCCAGGTAGTTACGCACCAAGGCGATCTCGGTAATACGTCCCGGCTCGATCTCGAAGGCCGCCCGATTGTAGACAAGCGCCTTGGGGTAATCGGCATACTGCTGACCGTTGTCACCCAGATAAAGCAGACCCAGCACGTTGTTGGCCGCCAGACCACGTGGCTGCATGGCCTGCGCCTGCTCCAGCTTGGCAGCGGCTTCAGGTACATGTCCCTGCATGAGGTCGGCGTCGGCCATGTTCACCAGGTAATCGTAGGAGCCCTGCGGATAGTAGGCTGCAGCCTTGGCCGCGTACTCGCCTGAGCGCGAAAATTCATTCAGCTCGTAATAGCCCAGCGAGATGAAGCGAAGTGCATGAGCCTTCTCCGCATCCGTTGCGATCGGGCTATCGACTACCTTCTCGAACTTGGCAATCGCCTGTCGCGACTGCCCGGCGTCATGCAATTGCGCCGCCTCGGCCCTCAAAGCCTGCAGTTTCGCCTGCTCGGCCAGCGTCCGAGCAGCATCTCCGCAGCCAGCTAGCGCTGTCAGAAACAGAGCCAGCATCAACATTCGTACTTTCATCAAACTGTCCTTCCCTGACATGGCGGAGGTCATCCCGGCCATACAACTCCATTGAATTACTTGATCAGCCGCCAGCTGAACGGGTAGCGATAGTTCTGCCCTTCATTGGCCTTGATACCGGCGATGATGGTCAGCACCAACGCGGCCAGCCCCAGCAGCATCAGCAGCGGGAAGCCTATCACCACTACCATCAGGATGAAGCAGACCACGGCAGCCAGCGCCACGCTGATCTGGAAGTTAAGCGCTTCCTTGCCCTGCGCATCGACGAAGGGGTCGAAATCCTTCTTGATCTGCCAGACGATCAGCGGGCCGAGCAGATTACCGAAAGGGAACACCAGACCGAGAAACGCGGCGAAGTGACAGAACATGGCCCACTGACGCGCCTCCTGACTGGGCGTCGGAAGCGGGTTTTGCATATCGTCATTCATCCTGGTGCTCCTTGCTCGTTACGGGTTTCAGTCGACCAGAGCGGCCTTCTGCAGTTCAAAGATCTCGTTCATGCCCTTCTGCGCCAGCGCCAGCATGGCGTTGAATTCATCAGGCTGGAACGGTGCACCCTCAGCCGTGCCCTGCACTTCGATGAAGCCACCGGCATTGGTCATTACCACGTTGAGGTCGGTCTCAGCGGCGGAATCTTCCAGATAGTCCAGGTCAAGCACCGGCTCGCCCTGATAGATGCCAACCGACACGGCGGCAATCATCTGCTTGAGCGGCTCGCCCTTGAGTGCGCCACGCTTCTTCAGCACTTTCAGCGCATCGATCAGCGCCACCATCGAACCAGTGATCGACGCGGTGCGAGTACCGCCGTCAGCCTGAATCACATCGCAATCGACGTACAGGGTGTTCTCACCCAGCTTGCTCATGTCCAGCGCAGCCCGCAGCGAGCGGCCGATTAGGCGTTGGATTTCCAGGGTACGACCACCCTGCTTGCCACGGCTGGCTTCACGCTGGTTACGCTCGCCAGTGGCGCGCGGCAGCATGCCGTATTCGGCAGTCAACCAACCTTGACCCTGGCCCTTGAGGAAACGCGGCACGCCGGACTCGACGCTGACGGTGCAGATCACCTTGGTATCGCCGAACTCGACCAGTACCGAACCCTCGGCATGCTTGGTGTAGTTGCGGGTGATGCGAATCGAGCGCAACTGATCGGCGGCGCGGCCACTGGGACGTTTCATCGAGCGATACCTACTTCGTTAAGTGAAAACAGCATGCATTATAGGGGGCGGTCGACCGCGGCGACATGCCGAATTGGCAGCGACTGACGGCAAGCCTGATCGCCTGCACATGAAATGGGCAGGCACCCTAAGCTACAATCCTGCGTTTTTCGAGCTGACTTCCGCGAGGTATCCCATGGTTCACAGCATGACGGCCTTTGCCCGCAACGAGCAGGCAACCGCCCACGGCACACTGAGCTGGGAACTGCGCTCGGTCAATCACCGCTATCTGGAACCGCACCTGCGCCTGCCCGATGCCTTTCGCGACCTCGAAGGCGCGGTGCGCGAAGCGCTGCGCCAGGGCCTGTCGCGCGGCAAGGTGGAGTGCACCCTGCGCTTCGCCGAAGAAAGCGCCGGCAAACCCCTGCAGGTCGACAGCGAGCGAGCGCGTCAGTTGATCACCGCCGCTGAGCAGGTCGCCGCACTGATCAAGCAACCGGCTCCGCTCAACCCGCTGGAAGTGCTGGCCTGGCCTGGCGTGCTGGTCGCCGACTCGGCAGATCCGCAGGCGCTCAACGCCGCCGCATTGAAGCTGTTCGATCAGGCCTTGGGCGAACTCAAGGCCGGGCGCGCCCGCGAAGGTGCCGAGCTGGCCAAGCTGCTCAACGAGCGCCTCGACAGCATCCTCGACGAAGTCGCTGCCCTGCGCGAACTGGTACCACAAATGCTCGCCGGCCAGCGCCAGAAGATCGAAACCCGCTTCGCCGAGATGCAGGCTGAGCTCGACCCGCAACGCCTGGAGCAGGAACTGGTGCTGCTGGCGCAGAAGAGCGACGTGGCCGAAGAGCTGGATCGCCTGAGTACCCACGTCAGCGAAGTGCGCCGCGTGCTCAAGGCCGGCGGCGCCGCCGGGCGACGCCTGGATTTCCTGATGCAGGAGCTCAACCGCGAGGCCAACACCCTCGGCTCCAAGGCGTTCGACCCGCGCAGCACGCAGGCGGCGGTCAACCTGAAGGTACTCATCGAACAGATGCGCGAGCAAGTACAGAACATCGAGTGAAAACTGCTGCGCTAGGCTATACCGCGTTGAAATAAGGTTCGAAATGCTCATTTACAGTCGTAAACTCCGCTTTCTCACCTGATTTCGCCTTGTTTAGCCGTCGCTCGCTACGTTTTCACGCCCATCAAGATTTGCTCAGGAAGCTCTAATGGCCACCACCGGCACCCTCTATATCGTTTCCGCACCCTCCGGCGCCGGCAAGACCAGCCTGGTCAAGGCACTGATCGAGAGCGAGCCGCAGATTCGCGTCTCGGTCTCGCACACCACTCGCGCCATGCGTCCCGGCGAGCAGGACGGGGTCAACTACCACTTCGTCGACCACGCCCAGTTCAGTGCCATGATCGAGCGCAGCGAGTTTCTCGAGCATGCCCAGGTGTTCGACAATTTCTACGGCACCTCGCAGAAATGGGTCGAGCAGACCCTGGCCGAAGGTTTCGACCTGATCCTAGAGATCGACTGGCAGGGCGCGCAGCAGGTACGCAAGCTGATGCCGCAGGCCAAGTCCATCTTCATCCTACCGCCGACCCAGGAAGCGCTGCGCCATCGCCTGACCAATCGCGGCCAGGACAGCGGCGAAATCATCGAGCGGCGCATGCGCGAAGCGGTCAGCGAAATGAGCCACTATGTCGAGTACGACTACCTGGTGATCAACGATGACTTCAATCACGCCCTGAGCGACCTGAAAGCCATCTTCCGCAGCAACCAGCTGGCACAAACTCAGCAACAGCAGCGCCATGCCGGCCTGCTCAGCGAACTGCTGGCGTAAAACAGCGCTTCCATTGTCGCTGGTGATTTTTTAGACTATTCAGTCCGCTCGCCCGCTCGGGCCAAGCTTATCCGCACACGTTACGAGGAACACCATGGCTCGCGTTACCGTCGAAGATTGCCTGGACAACGTTGATAACCGCTTCGAACTGGTCATGCTCGCGACCAAGCGTTCGCGCCAGCTGGCCACCGGCGGCAAAGAGCCGAAAGTGGCTTGGGAAAACGACAAGCCCACCGTGGTGGCCCTGCGCGAAATCGCTGCCGGCCTGGTGGACTACGAAGTAGTCGCCCAGGAAGACATCGTCGAAGAAGAACCGCTGTTCGCTGCCTTCGAGGAAGAGGCCAACGAGCCTCTGTAAGTCGATGATGCCGGGTCGAAGTCGCGCGGCGCAGGGCCACAGCTGCCAACGGGAGAGTCTCCCATGGCTGGCATAGACGCTCTCGCCGACCGACTTTCGGCCTACCTCGGCCATGACCAGGTCAACCTGGTACGCCGAGCCTACTTCTACGCCGAACAGGCGCACGACGGGCAACGCCGCCGCAGCGGCGAAGCCTACGTGACCCATCCGCTGGCCGTGGCCAGCATCCTCGCCGACATGCACATGGATCATCAGAGCCTGATGGCCGCCATGCTGCACGACGTCATCGAAGACACCGGCATCGCCAAGGAAGCTCTAAACGCGCAGTTCGGCGAAACCGTGGCCGAACTGGTCGACGGGGTCAGCAAACTGACCCAGATGAACTTCGAGACCAAGGCCGAGGCGCAGGCCGAGAACTTCCAGAAGATGGCCATGGCCATGGCCCGCGACATCCGCGTGATTCTGGTCAAGCTTGCCGATCGCCTGCACAACATGCGCACCCTCGATGCCATGCCGCACGAGAAGAGCCGGCGCATCGCCAAGGAAACCCTGGAAATCTACGCCCCCATCGCCAACCGGCTGGGCATGCACAACATGCGCGTGGAGTTCGAAGACCTGGGTTTCAAGGCCATGCACCCGATGCGCTCCGAGCGCATCCGCGCCGCCGTGCGCCGCGCTCGGGGCAACCGCAAGGAAATCGTCGCCAAGATCGAGGAGTCGATCCAGATGTGCCTGCAACGCGAAGGCATGGAAGGCGAAGTGATCGGCCGCGAGAAGCACCTCTACAGCATCTACCAGAAGATGCGCGGCAAGCGTAAGGCGTTCAACGAGATCATGGACGTCTACGCCTTCCGCATCATCGTCGACAAAGTCGACACCTGCTACCGCGTGCTCGGCGCCGTGCATAACCTGTACAAGCCGCTGCCCGGCCGCTTCAAGGATTACATCGCGATCCCCAAGGCCAACGGCTACCAGTCGCTGCACACCACGCTGTTCGGCATGCACGGCGTGCCCATCGAGATCCAGATCCGCACCCGCGAAATGGAAGAGATGGCCAACAACGGCATCGCCGCACACTGGCTGTACAAGTCCAACGAAGACGAAGCGCCCAAGGGCAACCACGCTCGCGCGCGTCAGTGGGTCAAGGGCGTACTGGAACTGCAGCAACGCGCCGGCAACTCGCTGGAATTCATCGAGAGCGTGAAGATCGACCTGTTCCCGGACGAGGTCTACGTGTTCACGCCCAAGGGCCGCATCATGGAGCTGCCGAAGGGCTCCACCGCGGTCGACTTCGCCTACGC harbors:
- the spoT gene encoding bifunctional GTP diphosphokinase/guanosine-3',5'-bis pyrophosphate 3'-pyrophosphohydrolase, with amino-acid sequence MAGIDALADRLSAYLGHDQVNLVRRAYFYAEQAHDGQRRRSGEAYVTHPLAVASILADMHMDHQSLMAAMLHDVIEDTGIAKEALNAQFGETVAELVDGVSKLTQMNFETKAEAQAENFQKMAMAMARDIRVILVKLADRLHNMRTLDAMPHEKSRRIAKETLEIYAPIANRLGMHNMRVEFEDLGFKAMHPMRSERIRAAVRRARGNRKEIVAKIEESIQMCLQREGMEGEVIGREKHLYSIYQKMRGKRKAFNEIMDVYAFRIIVDKVDTCYRVLGAVHNLYKPLPGRFKDYIAIPKANGYQSLHTTLFGMHGVPIEIQIRTREMEEMANNGIAAHWLYKSNEDEAPKGNHARARQWVKGVLELQQRAGNSLEFIESVKIDLFPDEVYVFTPKGRIMELPKGSTAVDFAYAVHTDVGNTCIACRINRRLAPLSQALESGSTVEIVTAPGARPNPAWLNFVVTGKARTHIRHALKQQRRSESISLGERLLNKVLASFDTHLEKIAPERVQAVLGEYRQEVIEDLLEDIGLGNRMAYVVARRLLAESGDETLPSSEGPLAIRGTEGLVMSYAKCCTPIPGDPIVGYLSAGKGMVVHMESCRNIVDIRHNPEKCIQLNWAKDVTGEFNVELRVELEHQRGLIALLASSVNAADGNIEKISMDERDGRISVVQLVVSVHDRVHLARVIKKLRALKGVMRITRVRA